From a single Desulfitibacter sp. BRH_c19 genomic region:
- a CDS encoding glyoxalase: protein MGIKFVHTNLVATDWRNLSRFYVDVFDCKPQYPERDLSGEWIDKLTNINNVRIKGIHLILPGYDNGPTLEIFEYDPECPKNRFMINEQGFGHIAFHVDDVENVAEKLITHGGKLLGEIINKDYGEIGFLTATYAQDPEGNFIEIQNWSK, encoded by the coding sequence GTGGGCATTAAATTTGTGCATACAAACCTTGTTGCTACAGACTGGAGAAATCTATCTAGATTTTATGTTGACGTTTTTGATTGTAAACCCCAATATCCGGAAAGAGACCTTTCAGGCGAATGGATAGATAAGTTAACAAATATTAATAACGTTAGGATAAAAGGAATACATCTGATTTTGCCAGGTTATGATAATGGGCCAACCCTTGAAATCTTTGAATATGATCCGGAATGTCCTAAGAATAGGTTTATGATTAATGAGCAGGGCTTTGGACATATTGCTTTTCATGTTGATGATGTAGAAAACGTTGCTGAAAAACTAATTACACATGGTGGCAAATTACTGGGTGAAATAATAAATAAGGATTATGGGGAGATCGGATTTTTAACAGCAACTTATGCTCAAGATCCCGAGGGGAATTTCATAGAAATTCAGAACTGGAGTAAATAA
- a CDS encoding GNAT family acetyltransferase — translation MNRLIDTKISDFKLRFAEISDVSLILEFIKELAEYEKLLDQVIATEDVLRESLFERKTAEVIIGEFQDKPVSFALFFYNFSTFLGRPGIYLEDLFVKPEMRGKGIGKIMLSFLAKEAIERKCGRLEWWCLDWNEPSIDFYKHLGAVSMDDWTVYRLCNEELNALASCFVD, via the coding sequence ATGAACAGATTGATTGATACCAAGATAAGCGATTTTAAATTAAGGTTTGCCGAAATAAGCGATGTTTCATTAATATTGGAATTCATAAAGGAATTAGCTGAGTATGAAAAACTGCTGGATCAGGTAATAGCAACTGAAGATGTTTTAAGAGAGTCTTTATTTGAAAGAAAGACAGCTGAGGTTATAATTGGAGAATTTCAGGATAAACCTGTAAGTTTTGCGTTGTTCTTTTACAATTTCTCAACATTTCTAGGGAGACCAGGTATTTACTTGGAAGATTTATTTGTGAAACCTGAAATGAGAGGGAAAGGTATTGGTAAGATAATGCTTTCATTTTTAGCAAAAGAAGCTATTGAAAGAAAGTGTGGCAGATTGGAATGGTGGTGTTTAGACTGGAATGAACCTTCGATTGATTTTTACAAGCATTTAGGAGCAGTTTCAATGGATGACTGGACTGTATATAGATTATGTAATGAGGAACTAAATGCG